The proteins below come from a single Caulobacter flavus genomic window:
- the glyS gene encoding glycine--tRNA ligase subunit beta, translated as MPQLLLELFSEEIPARMQGQAAKDLERMVREHLAAAGFLPEALKTFAGPRRLTLVAEGLPLAQADRKEELKGPRVGAPQQAMDGFLRKAGLTQDQLVEQNGVWMAFVEKKGRPTAQIVAEMVEAIVRGFPWPKSMTWGTGKLRWVRPLKRILCVLDREVVPFSIDGVESGDVTEGHRFMGEAKPFVAKDFDEYVTGLEAHYVVLDVEERKARILEGCKTLCFARHLELVDDIGLLEEVAGLAEWPTPVLGDMDPSFLDLPPEVIRTSMRTHQKYFAVRKPGEAGLAPHFITVANIEAKDGGKVIAAGNAKVLSSRLADARFFWDEDVKTGFEPWLAKLDGVTFHAKLGTMAQRVERIVALAAEIAPLVRADVAKAKEAARLAKADLTSQMVGEFPELQGIMGGYYARHFGLDAEIAAAVQDHYKPQGPSDAVPTAPVSVAVALADKLDTLVGFFAIDEKPTGSKDPYALRRAALGVIRIILDNGLRLPLAKFGKDDLLAFFADRLKVTLKDQGKRHDLVDAVFALGDDDLVRIVARVEALDGFLKTDDGKNLLAGYKRASNILKAEEKKGPLPEGQAEEPAADSAAEVGLYQALRLLDRPLKDALAKEDFTGAMAQLAELRGPVDAYLDGVFVNDPEHRDNRLKTLAAVRAAMGQVADFGLVAG; from the coding sequence ATGCCCCAACTGCTTCTCGAACTGTTCTCCGAAGAGATCCCCGCCCGCATGCAGGGCCAGGCCGCCAAGGACCTGGAACGCATGGTGCGTGAGCATCTGGCCGCCGCCGGCTTCCTGCCCGAGGCGCTGAAGACCTTTGCCGGTCCGCGCCGCCTGACCCTGGTGGCCGAAGGCCTGCCGCTGGCGCAGGCCGACCGCAAGGAAGAGCTGAAGGGGCCCCGCGTCGGCGCGCCGCAGCAGGCCATGGACGGTTTCCTGCGCAAGGCCGGCCTGACCCAGGACCAGCTCGTCGAGCAGAACGGCGTCTGGATGGCCTTCGTCGAAAAGAAGGGCCGCCCGACCGCGCAAATCGTCGCCGAGATGGTGGAAGCCATCGTCCGCGGCTTCCCCTGGCCCAAGTCGATGACCTGGGGCACGGGCAAGCTGCGCTGGGTGCGTCCGCTCAAGCGCATCCTCTGCGTGCTCGACCGTGAAGTGGTGCCGTTCAGCATCGACGGCGTCGAGAGCGGCGACGTCACCGAGGGTCACCGCTTCATGGGCGAGGCGAAGCCCTTCGTGGCCAAGGACTTCGATGAGTACGTCACCGGCCTGGAGGCGCACTACGTCGTGCTCGACGTCGAGGAGCGCAAGGCGCGCATCCTCGAAGGCTGCAAGACCCTGTGCTTCGCCCGTCACCTGGAACTGGTCGACGACATCGGCCTGCTCGAGGAAGTCGCGGGCCTGGCCGAATGGCCGACCCCGGTGCTGGGCGACATGGATCCGTCGTTCCTCGACCTGCCGCCCGAGGTGATCCGCACCTCGATGCGCACCCACCAGAAGTACTTCGCCGTGCGCAAACCGGGCGAGGCGGGCCTGGCCCCGCACTTCATCACCGTGGCCAATATCGAGGCCAAGGACGGCGGCAAGGTGATCGCCGCCGGCAACGCCAAGGTGCTGTCGTCGCGCCTGGCCGACGCCCGCTTCTTCTGGGACGAGGACGTCAAGACCGGCTTCGAGCCGTGGCTGGCCAAGCTGGACGGCGTGACCTTCCACGCCAAGCTCGGCACCATGGCCCAGCGCGTCGAGCGTATCGTCGCCCTGGCCGCCGAGATCGCGCCCCTGGTCCGCGCCGATGTCGCCAAGGCCAAGGAAGCCGCGCGCCTGGCCAAGGCTGATTTGACCTCGCAGATGGTCGGCGAGTTCCCCGAGCTGCAAGGCATCATGGGCGGCTACTACGCCCGCCACTTCGGCCTCGACGCCGAGATCGCCGCCGCCGTGCAGGACCACTACAAGCCGCAGGGCCCCTCGGACGCCGTGCCGACCGCGCCGGTGAGCGTGGCCGTCGCTCTGGCCGACAAGCTGGATACGCTGGTCGGCTTCTTCGCCATCGACGAGAAGCCGACGGGATCGAAGGATCCCTATGCGCTGCGTCGCGCTGCGCTGGGCGTGATCCGGATCATTCTCGACAACGGCCTGCGACTGCCGCTGGCCAAGTTCGGCAAGGACGACCTGCTGGCCTTCTTCGCCGATCGCCTGAAGGTGACTCTGAAGGACCAGGGCAAGCGCCACGATCTGGTCGACGCCGTGTTCGCCCTGGGCGACGACGATCTGGTGCGCATCGTCGCGCGGGTCGAGGCCCTGGACGGCTTCCTGAAGACCGACGACGGCAAGAACCTGCTGGCTGGCTACAAGCGCGCTTCGAACATCCTCAAGGCCGAGGAGAAGAAGGGCCCGCTGCCGGAAGGGCAGGCCGAGGAGCCGGCCGCCGACAGCGCCGCCGAGGTGGGTCTGTACCAGGCCCTGCGCCTGCTCGACCGTCCGCTGAAGGACGCCCTGGCCAAGGAAGACTTCACCGGCGCCATGGCCCAACTGGCCGAACTGCGCGGCCCGGTGGACGCCTATCTCGACGGGGTGTTCGTCAACGATCCCGAGCACCGCGACAACCGCCTCAAGACCCTGGCCGCCGTCCGCGCGGCCATGGGCCAGGTGGCGGACTTTGGTCTGGTGGCGGGGTAG
- a CDS encoding glycine--tRNA ligase subunit alpha, producing the protein MPAAPKSFQSLILTLHNYWSEKGCVILQPHDVEVGAGTLHPATVLRALGPKPWNAAYVQPSRRPGDGRYGENPNRLQHYYQYQVILKPNPADMQDLYLGSLEAIGLDLRTHDIRFVEDDWENPTVGAWGLGWEVWCDGMEVSQYTYFQQVGGLDVNPVAGELTYGLERLAMYVFGVDNVYDLPFNDPDSPLGALTYGDVFLANERQQSEANFHGYDVAVLKQQFEQMEEQVPLMLARSYKNETLVLPAYDMVLKASHLFNLMNARGAIAVAERASYIGRIRDLCKQCAQKWVELQEAA; encoded by the coding sequence ATGCCCGCCGCCCCCAAATCATTTCAAAGCCTCATCCTGACGCTCCACAACTACTGGAGCGAAAAGGGCTGCGTGATACTGCAGCCGCACGACGTGGAAGTGGGGGCGGGGACGCTGCACCCGGCCACCGTTCTGCGCGCGCTCGGCCCCAAGCCGTGGAACGCGGCCTACGTCCAGCCCTCGCGCCGTCCGGGCGACGGCCGCTACGGCGAGAACCCCAACCGCCTGCAGCACTACTACCAGTACCAGGTGATCCTGAAGCCGAACCCGGCCGACATGCAGGACCTGTATCTGGGCTCGCTGGAGGCCATCGGCCTTGATCTGCGCACCCACGACATCCGCTTCGTCGAGGACGACTGGGAAAACCCCACCGTCGGCGCCTGGGGCCTGGGCTGGGAAGTGTGGTGCGACGGGATGGAAGTGTCGCAGTACACCTACTTCCAGCAGGTCGGCGGCCTGGACGTGAACCCGGTGGCCGGCGAGCTGACCTACGGCCTGGAACGCCTGGCCATGTACGTGTTCGGCGTCGACAACGTCTACGACCTGCCGTTCAACGATCCCGACTCGCCGCTGGGCGCGCTGACCTATGGCGATGTCTTCCTGGCCAACGAGCGCCAGCAGTCGGAAGCCAACTTCCACGGCTACGACGTCGCCGTGCTCAAGCAGCAGTTCGAGCAGATGGAGGAGCAGGTGCCGCTGATGCTGGCCCGTTCCTACAAGAACGAGACGCTCGTGCTGCCCGCCTACGACATGGTCCTCAAGGCCAGCCACCTCTTCAACCTGATGAACGCCCGCGGCGCGATCGCCGTCGCCGAGCGCGCCAGCTACATCGGACGCATCCGCGACCTTTGTAAGCAATGCGCCCAGAAGTGGGTCGAGCTGCAGGAAGCCGCGTAA
- a CDS encoding fasciclin domain-containing protein — MYVTRFLSAAAAMALLSGVAIAQTAAPAQPPAAAPPAATSAPATPAARVTPNGDLIATAQASGQFTTFLKALDATNLTSVLKSNPNLTVFAPTDAAFAALPAGELDRLMQPANAAQLQRVLTYHVINTKVDSTKITGAKGEVKTVEGSSVTLDGSGASPMVDGANIVQADVMATNGVLHVVDKVLIPKDVPIQAAAAATDDAATSMASATANGDAMSATDAGADVAAQAAPAAAPAPDQATTPSATDAPADQALNPTTSPNQAPADPTAATTAPAADTGTAAPTSATVPTSTMSPDQQATLKAGDPNVVSNPPVADTPENRKAYGAPMSNAGKRSGAKGN; from the coding sequence ATGTATGTGACGCGCTTCCTCTCCGCCGCGGCGGCCATGGCGCTGCTCTCCGGCGTCGCCATCGCCCAGACCGCCGCTCCGGCCCAGCCGCCAGCGGCCGCGCCGCCGGCCGCGACCTCCGCCCCGGCGACGCCGGCGGCCAGGGTGACCCCGAACGGCGACCTGATCGCCACGGCCCAGGCCTCGGGCCAGTTCACGACCTTCCTCAAGGCCCTGGACGCCACCAACCTGACCAGCGTGCTGAAGAGCAATCCGAACCTGACGGTGTTCGCCCCCACCGACGCGGCCTTCGCGGCCTTGCCGGCGGGCGAACTCGACCGCCTGATGCAGCCGGCCAACGCCGCCCAGCTGCAGAGGGTGCTGACCTATCACGTGATCAACACCAAGGTGGACTCGACCAAGATCACCGGCGCCAAGGGCGAGGTTAAGACCGTCGAGGGCTCGTCGGTGACGCTCGACGGCAGCGGCGCCAGCCCCATGGTCGACGGCGCCAACATCGTCCAGGCCGACGTGATGGCCACCAACGGCGTGCTGCACGTGGTCGACAAGGTGCTGATCCCGAAGGACGTGCCGATCCAGGCCGCGGCGGCAGCCACCGACGACGCCGCCACCAGCATGGCCTCGGCCACGGCCAACGGCGACGCCATGTCGGCGACGGACGCGGGCGCCGACGTTGCGGCCCAGGCCGCCCCGGCGGCGGCTCCGGCCCCCGACCAGGCGACCACGCCGTCGGCGACCGACGCCCCGGCCGACCAGGCGCTGAACCCCACGACCTCGCCGAACCAGGCTCCGGCTGATCCGACCGCCGCCACGACCGCGCCCGCCGCCGACACCGGCACGGCCGCGCCGACCTCGGCGACGGTGCCGACCTCGACGATGAGCCCCGACCAGCAGGCGACGCTGAAGGCCGGCGACCCTAACGTCGTCTCCAACCCGCCGGTCGCCGACACGCCCGAGAACCGCAAGGCCTACGGCGCGCCGATGTCGAACGCCGGCAAGCGTTCGGGCGCCAAGGGCAACTAA
- a CDS encoding DMT family protein has translation MTPLWAKIAPWGLLICSNVFMTYAWYGHLKGKPLALPVAILSSWLIALPEYMLAVPANRIGHGVYSTAQLKTGQEAITLIVFTLFSYFYLGEAIRWTTMLGFLLIFAGAALVFFFK, from the coding sequence ATGACGCCCCTATGGGCCAAGATCGCCCCGTGGGGCCTGCTGATCTGCTCCAACGTGTTCATGACCTACGCCTGGTACGGCCACCTGAAGGGCAAGCCGCTGGCGCTTCCGGTGGCGATCCTGAGCAGCTGGCTGATCGCGCTTCCCGAATACATGCTGGCGGTGCCCGCCAACCGCATCGGGCACGGCGTCTATTCAACGGCTCAGCTTAAGACGGGGCAAGAAGCCATCACCCTGATCGTCTTCACGTTGTTCTCGTATTTCTACCTCGGCGAGGCGATCCGCTGGACCACGATGCTGGGATTCCTGCTGATCTTCGCTGGCGCAGCGCTGGTGTTCTTCTTCAAGTAA
- a CDS encoding P-II family nitrogen regulator, protein MKLIIAVVKPFKLDEVREALVAAGVEGLTVSEVKGYGRQKGQTEIYRGAEYQVNFVPKVKLEAVVDDASAAKAVEAVKAAAATGKIGDGKIFVLNVEEAVRIRTGETGPAAL, encoded by the coding sequence ATGAAACTGATCATAGCGGTCGTCAAACCCTTCAAGCTGGACGAGGTCCGCGAGGCGCTGGTCGCCGCCGGCGTCGAAGGCCTGACGGTGTCGGAAGTGAAGGGTTACGGCCGCCAGAAGGGCCAGACCGAGATTTATCGCGGCGCGGAGTACCAGGTGAACTTCGTGCCCAAGGTGAAGCTGGAAGCCGTGGTGGACGATGCGTCCGCGGCCAAGGCGGTCGAAGCGGTCAAGGCCGCCGCGGCCACGGGCAAGATCGGCGACGGCAAGATCTTCGTCCTCAATGTCGAAGAAGCCGTACGCATCCGGACCGGCGAAACCGGCCCGGCCGCTCTGTAA
- a CDS encoding ammonium transporter, with protein MKLTFKPLAGLMLAATLAGAPLGATAFAQEAAPAAAAAPAEAAPAPAAAAPAAAPAEAAAPTIVDKQDKGDNAWMLTSTLLVLLMILPGLALFYGGLVRSKNMLSVMMQVSTVALISFVTWVLWGYSLAFTDGGSWDSFVGGLGRLFLKDVTTSTNAATFSTGVVIPELTFVAFQSTFAAITAALVVGSLVERMKFAAIVAFAFLWPLLSYYPMAHMVWWWPGPDAIALDPTAPVKAGLIWSFGALDFAGGTVVHINAGIAALVGAIILGKRQGYGKEPMPPHSLTLTLVGAGLLWVGWFGFNAGSNLESNSYASLAMVNTFVATAAAGLSWILVEWVTRKKPSALGLASGIVAGLVAITPAAGFSGPMGAVILGLVVSPICIVFCSTIKNALKYDDSLDAFGIHGIGGIVGAIGTGLVVNPAWGGAGVVDYTSCAKDGDISTCDTATYDLVTQVVAQLKGVGVTILWSAIASAIVFFVIKLVIGLRASPDSEEEGLDISEHGERAYHS; from the coding sequence ATGAAATTGACCTTTAAGCCGCTGGCCGGGCTGATGCTCGCCGCGACGCTGGCGGGGGCGCCGCTCGGCGCGACCGCCTTCGCCCAGGAGGCCGCTCCGGCCGCCGCCGCCGCGCCCGCCGAGGCCGCGCCCGCGCCGGCCGCCGCCGCTCCGGCCGCTGCTCCCGCCGAAGCCGCCGCCCCGACCATCGTCGACAAGCAGGACAAGGGCGACAACGCCTGGATGCTGACCTCGACGCTGCTCGTCCTGCTGATGATCCTGCCGGGCCTGGCCCTGTTCTACGGCGGCCTGGTCCGCTCCAAGAACATGCTGTCGGTCATGATGCAGGTCTCGACCGTCGCCCTGATCAGCTTCGTCACCTGGGTGTTGTGGGGCTACAGCCTCGCGTTCACCGACGGCGGCAGCTGGGACAGCTTCGTCGGGGGCCTGGGCCGCCTGTTCCTGAAGGACGTGACCACGTCGACCAACGCGGCCACCTTCTCGACCGGCGTCGTCATCCCCGAACTGACCTTCGTCGCCTTCCAGTCGACCTTCGCCGCCATCACCGCGGCCCTGGTTGTCGGCTCGCTGGTCGAGCGCATGAAGTTCGCCGCGATCGTCGCCTTCGCCTTCCTGTGGCCGCTGCTGTCGTACTATCCGATGGCGCACATGGTCTGGTGGTGGCCGGGTCCTGACGCCATCGCCCTGGACCCGACCGCGCCCGTCAAGGCCGGCCTGATCTGGAGCTTCGGCGCCCTCGACTTCGCCGGCGGCACCGTGGTGCACATCAACGCCGGTATCGCCGCCCTGGTCGGCGCCATCATCCTCGGCAAGCGCCAGGGCTACGGCAAGGAACCGATGCCCCCGCACTCGCTGACCCTGACCCTGGTGGGCGCCGGCCTGCTGTGGGTGGGCTGGTTCGGCTTCAACGCCGGTTCGAACCTGGAATCGAACAGCTACGCCTCGTTGGCCATGGTCAACACCTTCGTGGCCACCGCCGCAGCCGGCCTGTCGTGGATCCTGGTCGAGTGGGTCACCCGCAAGAAGCCGTCGGCCCTGGGCCTGGCTTCGGGCATCGTGGCCGGCCTCGTGGCCATCACCCCGGCCGCCGGCTTCTCGGGCCCCATGGGCGCGGTGATCCTGGGCCTGGTCGTCTCGCCGATCTGCATCGTCTTCTGCTCGACGATCAAGAACGCCCTGAAGTACGACGACAGCCTGGACGCCTTCGGCATCCACGGCATCGGCGGCATCGTCGGCGCCATCGGCACCGGCCTGGTCGTCAACCCCGCCTGGGGCGGCGCCGGCGTCGTCGACTACACCTCGTGCGCCAAGGACGGCGACATCTCGACCTGCGACACGGCCACCTACGATCTGGTCACCCAGGTGGTGGCCCAGCTGAAGGGCGTCGGCGTCACCATCCTGTGGTCGGCCATCGCCTCGGCCATCGTCTTCTTCGTCATCAAGCTGGTGATCGGCCTGCGCGCATCGCCGGACTCCGAGGAAGAAGGCCTGGACATCTCCGAACACGGGGAACGCGCCTACCACAGCTGA
- a CDS encoding DUF4279 domain-containing protein produces MSKLHQTAATLRFFGEALDPDEITALLGKPPTRSCRKGDERCLHGGGTAREPRGSWIRTVRRLSPGDLDAQIDNLLSDLTQDIAAWQALSERFQADLFCGLFLREGNEGLPVSPETLLALGMRGLKLDLDIYGPEAD; encoded by the coding sequence GTGAGCAAACTTCACCAAACCGCCGCCACGCTCAGGTTCTTCGGCGAAGCCCTGGATCCCGACGAGATCACCGCCCTGCTGGGCAAGCCGCCGACCCGTTCCTGCCGCAAGGGCGACGAGCGCTGCCTACACGGCGGCGGAACCGCGCGCGAGCCCAGGGGATCATGGATACGAACCGTCCGCCGCCTTTCGCCCGGGGATCTAGACGCCCAGATCGACAACCTGCTCTCGGACCTCACCCAGGACATTGCGGCCTGGCAGGCTCTGTCCGAACGGTTTCAGGCCGATCTGTTCTGCGGACTGTTCCTGCGAGAGGGTAACGAGGGCCTGCCTGTGAGCCCCGAAACCCTGCTAGCGCTGGGCATGCGAGGCCTCAAGCTCGATCTCGACATCTACGGCCCCGAAGCCGACTAA
- a CDS encoding peptidylprolyl isomerase, with protein sequence MDRRLFLAAAAAAAAAAATPALAQEAAPAVQPTPAPTPKPATRVAVETPLGRIVIELHTKEAPITTANFLRYVDQKRYDGATFFRASRAPGAPEYGLIQGGVQGDPKRVLPPIAHEPTTRTGLKHVSGTVSIARNAPGTATSDFFILIGDAPGLDANPAASGDNQGFAAFGTVVEGMEVAQKILALPTPGKAINPVMAGQIIDPPLKIISARRAP encoded by the coding sequence ATGGACCGTCGCCTGTTCCTCGCCGCCGCCGCCGCCGCCGCCGCGGCCGCCGCAACGCCGGCGCTCGCGCAGGAGGCCGCGCCCGCCGTGCAGCCGACGCCCGCGCCGACGCCCAAGCCGGCGACCCGCGTCGCCGTCGAGACGCCGCTGGGCAGGATCGTCATCGAGCTGCACACCAAGGAAGCGCCGATCACCACGGCCAACTTCCTGCGCTATGTCGACCAGAAGCGCTATGACGGCGCGACCTTCTTCCGGGCCTCGCGGGCGCCGGGCGCACCGGAATACGGCCTCATCCAGGGCGGGGTGCAGGGCGACCCCAAGCGCGTGCTGCCGCCGATCGCCCACGAGCCGACCACCAGGACCGGCCTCAAGCACGTGTCGGGAACCGTCTCGATCGCGCGCAACGCGCCGGGCACGGCGACCTCGGATTTCTTCATCCTGATCGGCGACGCGCCGGGCCTGGACGCCAATCCCGCTGCATCCGGCGACAACCAGGGCTTCGCGGCCTTCGGCACGGTGGTCGAGGGCATGGAGGTCGCCCAGAAAATCCTGGCCCTGCCGACGCCGGGCAAGGCGATCAATCCGGTGATGGCCGGCCAGATCATCGACCCGCCGCTGAAGATCATCTCGGCGCGGCGCGCGCCTTAG
- a CDS encoding 4-(cytidine 5'-diphospho)-2-C-methyl-D-erythritol kinase, with amino-acid sequence MRRSAFAPAKVNLFLHVGGPDAEGYHPLSSLMVFADVGDTVSIQPADAPVFETTGRFGRDIPVDESNLVVRAAKGLHAAVGGPAPPVRLILDKALPIAAGLGGGSSDAGAALRLLREALGYDLSDAQLEAVAGALGADGVPCLWGAPVLAQGRGERLSPAPQLPELHAVLVNPLVPSPTGAVYRAYDAAVDPRGEAPPPTPDRFESVEEVCAWLAAVTRNDLQAPAVALEPRIGEVLDLLSGEPEALLARMSGSGATCFAVCASDIEAEGLAERIETMRPDWWVKRCRLGGPFPNQGSTYNVIPGEGPRSGP; translated from the coding sequence ATGCGCCGTTCCGCCTTCGCCCCGGCCAAGGTCAACCTGTTCCTGCACGTCGGCGGGCCCGACGCCGAGGGCTATCACCCGCTGTCGAGCCTGATGGTCTTCGCCGACGTCGGCGACACCGTCTCGATCCAGCCGGCCGACGCGCCGGTCTTCGAGACCACCGGCCGGTTCGGGCGCGATATCCCCGTCGACGAGAGCAATCTGGTCGTCCGCGCGGCCAAGGGGCTGCACGCGGCCGTCGGCGGGCCAGCGCCGCCGGTACGGCTGATCCTCGACAAGGCCCTGCCGATCGCGGCGGGCCTGGGCGGCGGCTCCAGCGACGCTGGCGCGGCCCTGCGGCTGCTGCGCGAGGCGCTGGGCTACGACCTGTCGGACGCCCAGCTGGAGGCCGTGGCCGGCGCGCTGGGCGCCGACGGCGTGCCCTGCCTGTGGGGCGCGCCGGTGCTGGCGCAGGGCAGGGGAGAGCGGCTGTCGCCCGCGCCGCAATTGCCCGAGCTGCACGCGGTGCTGGTCAATCCGCTGGTCCCGTCGCCGACCGGGGCTGTCTATCGGGCCTACGACGCCGCCGTCGATCCGCGCGGCGAGGCTCCGCCGCCGACGCCCGACCGCTTCGAAAGCGTCGAGGAGGTCTGCGCCTGGCTGGCGGCGGTTACCCGCAACGACCTGCAGGCGCCCGCCGTGGCCCTGGAGCCGCGCATCGGCGAGGTGCTGGACCTGCTGTCTGGCGAGCCCGAGGCGCTGCTGGCGCGGATGTCGGGCTCGGGCGCGACCTGTTTCGCCGTGTGCGCCAGCGACATCGAGGCCGAGGGCCTGGCCGAGCGTATCGAGACGATGCGGCCCGACTGGTGGGTGAAGCGGTGCCGCCTGGGCGGGCCGTTCCCGAACCAGGGTTCGACATATAACGTCATCCCGGGCGAAGGGCCGCGAAGCGGTCCGTAG
- a CDS encoding tetratricopeptide repeat protein, whose translation MMRLRVLLSLASTAVLAACATTEPPLRGSQEGWNTSPWNGRSAYGQFLAGQAALEDGRSDQAAAYFQAARNLGEDPGLLGERAFTASLLAGDVSRAAELAPRAEGGTEGVRRLGMLTVAVDALARGKAKDAQALLADPALGFPHRPAVALLTPWAAQAAGDTAKAQTLPELRNDRLVQYFGQLGRAEILERAGKPAEAEADYKALMEVATVRPMFALDYGAFLERRKRRDEAVALYDSILAEAPNDVALLDARARAVARKAPPALVSGRQGAANALVACAAVFTSERQSQFALAYLRLALHLDPKREDALLMVGDLLDQGGDVDGARAAYAKIPTGSARYAAAQGKIAWTLQNAGDKEKALAVAEAAAKAPDAGRSAQLVYADLLRANDRWADAVTVIDPLIEADKDKPDWRLLYMRGVSLERAGRWPDAERDLEQALALNPNEPELLNYLGYSWIDRNERLPEALSMVQKAVKANPQSGAMLDSLGWAYHRLGDDKAAVELLEQAIEIEPGDPDINDHLGDVYWRLGRKTEAQFQWRRVLSLEPTDEQKAAAEAKLKDGLGSKGPAKAPAVANGANAL comes from the coding sequence ATGATGCGTCTTCGAGTCCTCCTGTCCCTGGCTTCCACTGCCGTGCTGGCCGCCTGCGCCACGACCGAGCCGCCGCTGCGCGGGTCGCAGGAGGGCTGGAACACCTCGCCGTGGAACGGCCGCTCGGCCTATGGCCAGTTCCTGGCCGGCCAGGCGGCGCTGGAGGACGGCCGCAGCGACCAGGCCGCCGCCTATTTCCAGGCCGCGCGCAACCTGGGCGAGGACCCGGGCCTGCTGGGCGAGCGGGCCTTCACCGCCTCGCTGCTGGCGGGCGACGTCTCGCGCGCCGCCGAACTGGCGCCGCGAGCCGAGGGCGGGACCGAGGGCGTGCGGCGCCTGGGCATGCTGACGGTCGCCGTCGACGCCCTGGCGCGCGGCAAGGCCAAGGACGCGCAAGCTCTGCTGGCCGATCCGGCCCTGGGCTTTCCGCACCGCCCCGCCGTGGCCCTGCTGACGCCGTGGGCCGCACAGGCGGCCGGCGACACGGCCAAGGCCCAGACGCTGCCCGAACTGCGCAACGACCGCCTGGTGCAGTATTTCGGCCAGCTCGGCCGAGCCGAGATCCTGGAGCGGGCCGGCAAGCCCGCCGAGGCCGAAGCCGACTACAAGGCGCTGATGGAGGTGGCGACCGTCCGGCCGATGTTCGCCCTCGACTACGGCGCGTTCCTCGAGCGCCGCAAGCGCCGCGACGAGGCCGTGGCTCTCTATGATTCCATCCTCGCCGAGGCGCCGAACGACGTGGCCCTGCTGGACGCCCGGGCCCGCGCCGTGGCCCGCAAGGCGCCGCCGGCGCTGGTCAGCGGCCGCCAGGGTGCGGCCAACGCCCTGGTCGCCTGCGCGGCGGTGTTCACCAGCGAGCGCCAGAGCCAGTTCGCCCTGGCCTATCTGCGCCTGGCCCTGCACCTGGATCCCAAGCGCGAGGACGCGCTGCTGATGGTCGGCGACCTGCTGGACCAGGGCGGCGACGTCGACGGCGCCCGGGCCGCCTACGCCAAGATCCCCACCGGCTCGGCTCGCTACGCCGCCGCCCAGGGCAAGATCGCGTGGACGCTGCAGAACGCCGGTGACAAGGAAAAGGCCCTGGCCGTGGCCGAGGCGGCCGCCAAGGCGCCGGACGCCGGCCGGTCGGCCCAGCTGGTCTATGCCGACCTGCTGCGGGCCAACGACCGCTGGGCCGACGCCGTGACGGTTATCGACCCGCTGATCGAGGCCGACAAGGACAAGCCCGACTGGCGCCTGCTCTACATGCGCGGCGTGTCGCTGGAGCGCGCGGGTCGCTGGCCGGACGCCGAGCGCGACCTGGAGCAGGCCCTGGCGCTCAATCCGAACGAGCCCGAGCTGCTGAACTATCTCGGCTACTCGTGGATCGACCGCAACGAGCGGCTGCCCGAAGCGCTCTCGATGGTGCAGAAGGCCGTGAAGGCCAACCCGCAGTCGGGCGCCATGCTCGACTCGCTGGGCTGGGCCTATCACCGCCTGGGCGACGACAAGGCCGCCGTCGAACTGCTCGAGCAGGCCATCGAGATCGAGCCGGGCGACCCGGACATCAACGACCACCTGGGCGACGTCTATTGGCGCCTGGGCCGCAAGACCGAGGCCCAGTTCCAGTGGCGGCGGGTCCTGAGCCTGGAGCCGACCGACGAGCAGAAGGCCGCCGCCGAGGCCAAGCTGAAGGACGGCCTGGGCAGCAAGGGGCCGGCCAAGGCCCCGGCCGTGGCCAACGGCGCCAACGCGCTGTAG